GGCCTATCGCTCCCGTCCAGGTTtcattgctgctgctgaaatgtcTCAACCCATCCACccagacctcacacacacacacacacacacacacacacacacacacacacacacacacaaaaggtgaCCCATCATGCTCCCCCCGGCGTTCCGATTTGGTGGCGGCGAGCGACGGCAGGAGAAGATTCGTGTGAAATCATGTGCTTGTGCTTTGAAAAAAGGAACGAGTAAATATTCCGACGCTGCAAGTTCCGTGGTTTgacgacggggggggggggggggggggggctttctcATTTACcgaaaaaatacaaacaaacagcctCCTCCCCTTTAAAGGGATTGCTCAACGGTTTTGGGGAAACATTCGCTTCGGCCGACgccactgtaaaaaataaatgtgacgcCGCAGTGGGCGGTGagttagcgtagcttagcataaatTTCCGACTACTTTTTTGTGGCCAAGTCCAAAGCCAAAAGCCGCCTACACCTGCACCTGACACATAATGCTTCAACAAGAGATCTTTAGACGTAGAGGAATTTCTCGACTTTGGGCAGAGGCCTACTGGTTCAAGTCTTTATGCTGAGCTAAGCTTAtctggctgctggctgcaggTACGTATTTGCTAGACAGGTGTACTGTAACTGGTCATCTAACTCTCAGGGGGAGAGCcaataagcatttttttcccccccaccaaaaTTGTCAAATTACTCTTTTAAGGACATATTATTTTGGATGTACATATATTTGTAACATTCCAGATCCTCGAGAGCTTAAGAtccaaattatttttcaacaggATTTCACCTTCCTCAACTTAAACCTGTATCAGGTCCAAATTCACGGTGCAGGTGGCGAAGCGCCGTCCGGTATTTTGACAGTGTTCCGCGGATGTTCCACTCGTCCAAGGTCTCGGCATGTTAAAGGCATGGCTCAGTGCTGGATGGGGCCTGTTACGGAGGGGTCACGGGGTCAGtcggtcgggggggggggggggggggggggggggggggcgagagcggaggaggagggtgcaGGGATCATAGTTATTGACTGGCGGGATGAACCCTTGGGCAAAAGCTAGGGGGAGGTTTTCCCCCCCTTGGCGGTGAGCCTTTTAGCACACAGAGCCAGTGGGATCTGCCTCGCCAGGGGTGTAGAAATCCGGGATGGGTAGACCAGTGTGCAGCGTGATCTgcagaaaaatgcatttacgTTCAAATATATGGATTTAATAAACtatggcaaaaaaaccaacaacccaagtttgatttctttttctgcctgcAGGGGGAGCCGTTGAACCGTTTCCTCGGTGTCTCTCGGAGGCGGTTTGCTTTCATCACCCAGAAACACGCTGCTTAATTCAAGAAAACTGCCCGAGAGCAAGGAGGAAATCAAAGCTGCTAACCGTTGTTAGGTCTTTGAAGCTTCCTCTTTCAAGGCTTAATCCTCTGAGCCCATATTTGTTAAatttgcaaaaaacatttttaatgcataAAAACTGTACTCGTGCCACTTCATTGATctataagttaaaaaaaacccttctgTTTTTGCTTGCAGCATCACTCGGTGTGGAGCCAGGGCCTGGCTATAAGACAAGCTGCAGGGGATGTTTGCACGTTGACCATGTCACGATGAATGACTCAGTTACAGTTAGCAAATGAAATTTGTCCGAGGTGATTCAACAGTTACTTTATACGGTTTGCATAAGATCGTACGGTATTGAGAAAAAATCCTGTTGCAAATTGTGTTGCTAAATAACACAGAACACTAAGCTGATGTACTTtgtgcagacacatttttttctttttcaaatatttaagaTCAAGGCCCGCGGGTCTAACAAGAAACGATAATGAGGTGCATTATTTGATTATGGctgtcttttaaaaagaaatctgtctcCAACTTTGTGGAAGTGCACTTCTAAATCCACATTCCTTCATAACAgtacatgtttaaaatgaacCACAGACGTGTTATCACCAGAGTCTGTAGTGCTTATATAAATTAACCataatttcaaaatgaacaatatgtttGTGGCCATAAATTGGACACATCAGCATATCACCAAATACGTCAGGCTGAATTTtgcttctgttctctctctaTTTGTTGATGCCCACAACATGTTGAGTAATTGGTTTGACAATTTCACTATTTCACAATCTATCATCATGTTTGAACAGGCTTATTAAGACTTATGCAGCGGGAACATCTATATCTAATTGGGTTAAATgattttttcaagtttttgaaataaattatgttcacatatatatacaatgtGATTCTGTACCTGGACATTTCGGTTGAGGCTGATCGCCGGGTAATAGACGCCCTCCAGACCTTCGAACGCGACTGGACCCTGCTGCTCATCGTtgatgaggaagatgacgaTCCTGCGCGCGAAGTCGAGCAGCACTCCTATTGTCGCTCCTTTACCGATGCCACCGTCTGACCTGCGCAGTGCGACAGAATGATccattcttgttttttaaaaacaaaacatgcattagtgcattagaaaaaaacaaaaaaaacaaacactcaggGGCACACACCTCACTTTGTGCCCTTACCTGTTGGTGTGCGAGTTGTTGTGCATGAACCAGGAGCGGTTGTTGTCCACGTACATGGCCCAGGCCTTGTCGTCCTTCCCCAGCATCGCATCCTTCAAGACGTCGCCCCGGGCGATGCCGAAGGCCGGGTCCGGGTGGTTGTCGTAGCGATCGATGGTCATCTCCCAGTAATGCACGCCGCGGGAGAAGGCGGAGTTGCCCATGACCACCCTGTCGTCGTAGCTGTTGCACGTCACCGTCAGGTTGTCGTTGGACAGGATGATGTCCGGGTGGGCGGAGGCCGAGTCAAAGGTGAACCAGGCGACTGTGCAGGAGAACAGTTGCACACGCGGCTGCTTAGCGTCAACGAAATCTCTGAGGCAATGACCACAAAGCATGTTGAACAGACTTTTACGATGGTGACATGGATCTAGAAGTTGGAGGTCGGATGAGGGGACGTTACACTGTAAAAGTATCTAAATGAAAGGAATAACATATATGAAAGAGGATGAGAATTTTTACTATCACTACAATGATGACGAGATTAATAATCCTTAGCATCACACGATATAATTTAACGTATATCTTAATCCTAATAATCTTGtcttaatattattattgatatctTTATGTCACACCTGTGTCAGACAGGCTGCAAACAATAGCTGGCGTTTATTGTCACCTGCTTGCAACAACAGATGGGTGGTAATCGGAACAACACACGATACTGACATTGAATTTGAATTCTATTTCAAAGCTGCACTGATCAATAGTGATTTAAAAGATGATATTTAGAATAAGtcaaatgtctttgtgtcaAAAAGTGTCACTCATAGGTATCATAACAAAGTCAGCTCTCGACTGCGCAGTTTCCCCTCTGCTCTACGGAGCATTGTTTAACTTCCTCTCAAACTTTCCTCTCGCTGCTCTGGCGGGACTGATTTTCCACCGCTGCAGGCGGCTGTTTTCAGAGAAAACGTCCCGATAAACACGTTGTACATTAAATGCCCGGCACCAAATGTCAAACAGACATCaccagtgaacagtgaacactGGGGAGaaatttagcagctaaagagacagatatGTTTCTCTTGGttgctggtggagaccaaaacaagaGTTTAAAAGAGAGCCAGTTTCGAACTTAGAGTTGCCAGGTAGCCAGAAACACGACTGCAGATTCATAATAATGTTCCAATTGCAATGTCAATTTTAAGAAGACAGTAGGTCAATGTTGCACTGCCTCAAAGTTACGAGGTATGATTTTGGTATGAATCTCAAAATCTCagcaaatgaaaccaaaactacCGAACCTGGAAAATTTGCTTTAATGTAATTTACGTGAGCTGTTCCTTTAACCTTCTGTTGCAGTACGTTGCACTCCAAGCGGGTAAATCGAAACGCTAACAATCATTTTGCAAACTGTTCGACTCTGTAAATATAGCACCGCGGCTCTTTACTCTATACAGAGAAATGTGGGAGTTTAGCAGGCGGGCGCTTTGCACTTTGCACGGGCTCCACTTGGACCTGCCTGTCCACAGCTTTCACCGATGTCACAATGTGCAGCGACGTTTCATTACAAAGCTTTATTTcccacaggaaataaaacaaagaacctTTATTAGTGGGCCCCGTATTGGACATGTAATAAGGGCAGCCCGCGGAGCAGCAAACCGCCCGCCTGCTGGTTCGAGAGTGAGGACTGCACTGATGGAACGGGCAATAGCCGGGAGGGGATtggagaggaaacagggaaCCAATGAGAGCCGTCCATACCTGCGCCTATAGACTGAATATCACATGGAGGGAGTCCAGCTGAAATGTGACATGgcaggggaagaaggagaagaagaggggggagggagaaagagaaaagagggggggggggggagcgaagCGAAGCGTTGAAGCAGACAGTGGAGAGGGATCAGGAGGGGTGGCAGAGAGGGTAGAGAGCAGGTAGAGAGGGAAGCTGGTTTAACTCAgtggacaaacagaaaagaacagaggaaagaggaaatcccctaaaactacaaaacaagagaaacttGAAACAAACCAAGGAAAGACTTGATAAAGAGAACAGCAGGAAATCAAAGGGAAAGACCGTTCCGGTCGATGGACCTTTCCCTCTTTTCCAATCGGGAAATAAAACCGACTGGTCGGGGTGAACAGTGTCTCCGTCAGGTAGGGGAGGCTGTCTGGGCCTTCCAGGCCGGCCGACGGATGACAAGCTTCCCCCGTCTATGCAGAGCAGCATTAGACTAATGAGAGAGCAAGCACACGGGCGGATTATAGGCGAACCTGCTGTTCCCGGACGTCCCCTGGTTCAGGAGTGCAAACAACACAGAAGTTGCACCATTGTCGCTGCTTTGGGCTCAAAACCTTGCAGATAATTTGGAAGCCTTTTACTGCTATTATCTTTTGCGCGACAGGACGAATAAGTGTGATGGGCCACGGCGTCCTTTGCAAAACCCCTTTGAAACacattatttagaaaaaaaatcaatctgaaTGCATCATTTTTGAATCGGAAATCTTTCAATCTGAagctcttaattttttttaagcagtcGACTTCCAGAATAGGCGAGGATTTAATCTGGCAGCGacaatttattattcttaaaatCTTatcaggatttctttttttaatctctaatgttaaaatgaatgtgtggCTCCCGAAAGAGGAAGGGGAACGAGCCCGGACTCTAGTCTGTGAGGTTCATCACGGCATTAAAATCCAACATCATATCAACAGAAACGTGTCATGCGAGCGGCGTTTTCAATCTGCCTTCGACGAAAAAAAGTGTTAAACCCGCCTGGGAAACGACGCATTGGGCAAACGTGTGGCAGGTACGTAGCTCAACAGTGAGTGACGAGCATCGTAACAGCATCTaagcttctccttctctctttttttggattACACAACTGTCtatgttttgtttgtactgtacactgGATGTTTAGGGGTCAGTCCAAGGTTCACGGGGTCATACTCTATGTTTACCAGTTCTATAGCACATAACGGGAACCTGAAAGAAGACGTTACATTTTGGGTTAAAGGGGTTTTTACGGTTCCCCTGGTGCTCTCAATATAATTGGGCCTATGAATGAAAGAGCATATAGGACCGGCGGGAACATGGGAACCAGGGATCACAGACATTCTCCTACCCTGTAGCCTACCATGAAATTTGATGCATTCATGTTGAGTGATTAATTCGTTTTTTCATCTAGCGTCTCCATCAGCTATTGGAATAATGTTTCTTCTGTTCGACGGCAAACATTTGCGGCTGGTTGGTGGGTCCAGCTGAATTCCGTCTTAATGTGCATGAACAACTTTATCGCCAATACTCCATCAAGGATCCaatgaataaatggatgaatTGTAGTATTTTTCTGTACACATGGGCTCAAATAAGCTCAACGTACTCTCGGACGTCTGCATGATCAGCGTCTTGCTGTACTGTCCCACTCCGCTGGCGTTGAAGGCCTTCACTCTGGACTTGTACGTGCTGTTGAAGTGCAGCCCGTCCACGGTGCAGATGGTCTCCGTCCCCACGTACACTTCCTGCAAAAGACACAGCGCTTCCTGTTAAACCGGCGGATACGTACAAGTGCGTCATGATGACACGGAACAGACAAAGAGGTGCTGCGTTCGTGGACCCGGGGGGCGGGCAGGCTCCGCGGAAATTCAAGAGGAACGTGCACCCGGCTGGACTTGTCAGTGAGTGTAGCAAATGTGAGCGTGAGTTGGTACAACTCGGCGTGGGCGAGGCAGCCCACACCGGGGTATAAATAGACATGGGGACACAACTCGGCGTGGCACTGCGTTGGCGAAGCCCCGGtgagtcagagaggagaggagacggagagaaaaaacttcccCTCAAGATCCGCAGCCGCTCGGCAAAGAACGGCCTCGGCCGCAGGTATATGCCAAGACGATGGCGGGTCAGGTTTTAAAAGACGTGCACACAGACGGGAGATGCAGATTGTAAaaggcaacaacaaaacaatttggACTTTAAACCTGCTATtgaaacacaatcacaataaACATAACGTCATATAAAGTTCCAAAACGAGCTCGCTTAAGACGTTTTACGCCGTTCCTGTGGCGAAACCCTCCCGCAGGCTGCGACAATATGCGTCCGCGGCCGCGACACAACTCGGCATCGACCGCCCACCACTCAGCAGTGAGCGGATTCGCTCGGCGCAACTGTCGGCAGCCCGGGCGTAAGCGATCACCCTTCGCGTGCAACAGTTGTGATCAAGGCCGCGCGACGGGGGCTCGGACGGACGTTTTTCGCAGCGCAGCGGAATGGACTTTCCTAAGGGCGTGATCGAGATCGCAGCCCCGGGTGGATTTAGCGACCGGCTGTACTGCCCGACTGCTTTTCCTAAATTAAAACACAGGATGCCTttgacaaacagctgctggagCCTTCGCATTGCACAGGGTACGCAGGGTTGATAGCTGATGCTCCGCGTCTAGAGGAGCAACTGCAGGCACATTGCTGCCTCTTCACAAACCGCCAGAGTCGACGGGGTCATCTATTTACGGCTGACGGAAAGTGTGAGAGGCATAGTTGCTGctcttgggtgtgtgtgtgtgtgtgtgtgtgtgtgttgggggggtgaAGAGAGAATTAAAAGCATATCAAGCCACTTTAATCATGCTGCACCAGATGTTGGACATGTTTATGGGCATTTTGGGCGTTTGAAGTCATGAAAGGATAGCAGCAATttgggagaagagagaaactgaaatatGGAGGACGCATTTGAACGagtggtcagcactttcgcctcacagcaagaaggttcagggtttgaatcccggttcaaccagggcctttctgtgtggagtttgcatgtttctccccgtgtatgcgtgggttctctccgggttctccggcttcctcccacagtccagagacatgcagaacggggttaggttcattgaagactctaaattgactgtaggtgtgaatgtgagagtgaatggttgtccgtctctgtatgtggccctgtgataggctggcgacctgtccagggtgaaccccatctctcgcccaatgttaacttggattggctccagccccccccccccccccccccccccccccccccccccccccccccccccccccccccccccccccccccccccccccccccccccccccccccccccggaaattGTCCGTCTCTATATGTCTCTACACATCCTGGAAAATGCGGAACAACAATTTTTGCCTCTCTCCATTTACTCTCCACCACGTTAAGATGCTGCACGGGATCTCCCGGATCGATTGTCGTGAGCGTCAACAGGGCGACCGTGCTGTAAGGGAGGAAGTTATTCTCCACAGGTTTAGAGGTCAGACACAGATATCCTCCGCCATTGTGCTGAGGGAATTGTTCCCCGGAGGTGTGAGTTATCCTCGCAACAAAAGCAGGGGGGCCGGGTGTGTACAGAGAGCCGGGGGAGGGTCTTATGAGGATTGATTACATGGTGGAAGCCATGAACGCTCCTTTGATCCCAGATCACACTTCCTGCGGGATCGTCCCAGTCAACAGCTGCGAGGAAgggcccttttttaaaaatgtttctttcttcctgatCCTGTGCCATTCAGTGCCTCACCACAGTGCGTCACGTGACCTGCTCTCCTCATATCACTCGGGGCCGTCACAACGTCGACTCTCGAGGGAGTTCCCGCGACAAAGcactgctttcacacacacacacacacacacacacacacacacacacacacacacacacacacacacacacaccccctcccggaggagctgctggtgtcCTCCCTGGCGCCGAGTGAACGGGCCTTTGTCGAGACAGAAGGGGACCAGTGTTCTCGTAAAGGTGAATTATTCACTCACCTTTTTTGTCCGGAAATGTAAATCCAATAAGAGTTCCCATTTAGAAGGGAAAGACGGGAACAAATAAATCCCGGTACACGTAGGGACGAGAGACTACCTGCAGGCGGAAAAAGACCTACCCTGAACGGCCCCCCGTTCCCGTCGTCCAGCTCGAGGATGTAGCCCTCCACGGCGACGGTGGAGAGCGGCGgctgtttccatgacaacgtGGCACTGTTGTTCTGAGTGCAGCATTCCTCCAGCTGGAGCATGGGAGCAGCCGGGACTGAGGAGGGGACGgcgaggacagaggacagagcaaAACGCCGGCAGTGTGAGCAAGTACAAAAtactcaaacacaaaaaaaggtttcctACGCAAACACCCCCTGACAGGAGCACGTTCGCCTGCTCACAGAGAATGCTCATAAGAATGCATTCTTATATTTACCAGTGAGATTAACGTTGTGCTTTTGAAGCACGAAGAGGTCGTGCGCAAGAAcaagttgtttcttttaaactttGACTGCAaaccccgggggggggggggggctcgctGACAGTAGAGGAAGTACATGAGTGTCCATGACGGACTTAAGGGAAGACAGCACATGCAGAAATATCACTTTTTAACAATGCCATTGGTCAATTTGAACAAACATCTTTACGATAAAACAAACGGTCCAGTGCTGCAAACGCTGCAGTAACGAAAGGTCttgttcagacacacactgtcgcTGTCAAGGGCCTCAAACTTGCCTCCTTGTGTTTGAAGccccccgccgccccctcccctcgcccAGCTCCCGTATAAAACCCTTCAGGTGTCTCTTCGCTTCTTTACCTTTCATCTGGACAAAGTCCAGCTGGTGGATTGTCTGCAGGAGGGGCCCGCTGTCCAGGGTGAGGTCAAAGTCGCTGGTCATCCTCGGGGTGAGGGTGCCCTTCCCCCACTGGCCCTCTGTCATGTGGACCCTCCGGATCAGAGCGTCGGAGATCTGAGAGGCAGCACGGCACAGACATTGATCCCCACGGATACTCAGCCCCTCGTCTACAAGAAATACTGTCTGCGTGTCTATCCGCTCTCATCATCGCTTAAAAGAGACattgcttttacattttaatcagatTTGATTATATAATTATTGGGGGAAATTGAGAGCGTTTTCACTTTCAATAATTCCAATTAACTGAAGTGATGAGTGAGAGTCAATTTGCCTCAGATGACTTTACAGCACAGGATACAGCACATTCCATCCCTTAAAAACGTATTAAATAAAAGCATGTCAGGGGTCAGCTGAACATGCAAAGATGTGAAACCTGTCaagcaaataattaaaatgatataaaaaataatatctatttttctttttttttcaaggatcaAGGAACACTCATTTCCCCCAGATCTAATTCCACACTGCAGGCCTCCCTCCAGGAAATGATGATGGAAAATGTCGGACTCTCCTTATCTCATTGACAGCAACACCCAACCCGCATGTCTCCGATAAATATTTTCACCTCGATGGCTAAGATCTGTTTTTTTGCACCATGCGAAGGAGGCagataaaaagatgaataattTAAATCCCATTTTGAAAACGTCTGCTCCGCGCAGCTGACTCTTCATCGGCTCTTCAGCGAGAGCGACGGTCACGTAGACATTGTATTTCGCTGTCGAAGAGGTGGAACGTGTTGGAAATAGAAAAGGGTGAAACTGCCCAGCAAAGTCTATAGCTGCAACTTCACTGAATCTACCAATTCAGTGTTGGTTGCAGTTTGGttgtacatttttcatgtgGATGTAAAGTCGGCGCTATCTAAAGTACCTTGGGTCCGAGTCATATTTTCAGAAAGTAATTTAACGTACCTTAACACCGTCTGCCACTACAAGTGTGGAAAGTGCAGCTCTCCAGGCGCAAAATCCGAGACTAGATAACGTagttgttttccattttctcacAATAGATTTAAAGGCTGTAATTTTGTAGCATTTTCTCGTGAGTTCATGGATCAATTCACCCCTTCGCACATCCAAGTCTAGAGCCGCCTCAGCAGGGCTGATCTCTGTTTTTGCTAGAACTGCACACAACCTGCAGGTGCTGCAGCCGTAGTTGAGCTAATCGTTGCTTCATTCTAAGAGGTCCTGGGCGAGAACCGTTTGCAATCCCGCCTCCCTTTATTGgcacatggagaaaaaacaaggggGGGCCGCAGCTTCCAGTAGAGAAAATGCACTTCACCTGGAGGAAACCACTGGGGTCGTTCTCCTTGATGACCTCCAGGCAGTACTCCATCAGGCCCGTGGTCTGACGCAGCTTCACCGTACAGTGGGAGATCTGATCCCGAACCAcctggaaggaaaagaagagagcgATAGGTGTGGTACAGTAGATAAATGAAGGGATACCACAAGGGGTAGTATGACGCACtaatacaacaacaaacatttggTAATTGTATGTCGGTCATCCCCCTTTTTCCTGCACTCACTCTGAAGTGGAACAggaaataaatgcagaaatattGTAAAATGAAGTGCTGGATTATTGATATTGCAGAGGAGATGGACGAGACTGGAGACgcacagaaatgtaaaaaggcaaaataagCGGAAGGAGGCGGAactgaaggagagagacaatgaagaggagaagagacagaggggaaaaacaacgCGATAGTGACggagacaagaaaaaaggacaaaagaacggagaaacagaagatgttggaggaggacggagaacACAGACTAAACAAGGCTGTAAATGGAGGAATCCCAATAATGAGATTACGAGCAGGATCGTCAGGAAGTGATTGATTGAGTCAATTTTCCCTCCTGAGACCCGAGGCACACAGatttcgagagagagagaggaagaggaggccgaGGCGAATCTTGTCGCTGACGTTAGCCGAGGGGAAGTGACATTCTGTTTTTCACACGCGGGCCGCGTGAACAGTCGTCAGCGCCGGCCCGTTACATCGGAGGACGACGCTGCTCTATAATTTTCTTCCTGGCCACTTAAGATGCGACATTTCATTCTGAAAGTCAGAAGAAAATCAGTCAGCAGAAGACGCATTTGAAACGAGAAAGAGACAACAGGAAAGTGATTGTTACTGTTTAGCCTGTATTAATTATGATATACGATATGTTCTCGTAACATGATCTGATCTCACGGTGATAACATAAACTCTCCCTGTGGCACATCGTTGTTTGCTTTGGTTTGATACGTGATAGATTGGACTCGGGACATTCCCTCACTCTCAGCGACACTACCGATGTCCACCgagacccccctcccctcatctccgctcccctcccctcctctcctctcgcctcccCTGCAACAGTGAAATACACCGAGGTGCTGGACCGACGGTTGCTAGGTAACAGAAACTTCGCCGCCGCTATCCGAGGGGCTCCAAGGCTgaacggaggagagaggaaaatccTCTCCGCAGCCGCTCGGAGACTGACAGACTGTACACGAGGAGATGACTCGCTGATGACTGCAGTCGGAGAAGTGATGGACCACCGAGACAAACTGTAAAGACTTGTGTATGATTATAATCAACtgtaattttttattaattcttataataataataataataataataatacatttcattgatTACACTTTCTCAAACCTATTTGACCAGAGAAATACATATTCACGAATTATCTACAGTCAAAAGTGAAACTTGTATCGTGTGAAGCATTAAGACCTGCAcctac
The Scophthalmus maximus strain ysfricsl-2021 chromosome 15, ASM2237912v1, whole genome shotgun sequence DNA segment above includes these coding regions:
- the trim9 gene encoding E3 ubiquitin-protein ligase TRIM9 isoform X2; the protein is MDEMEEELKCPVCGSFFREPIILPCSHNICQACARNILVQTPDAESPQSSRASGSGVSDYDYLDLDKMSLYSEADSGYGSYGGFVSAPTTPCQKSPNGVRVFPPTVLQPPAQQQQQHQQQQHLLPQPGSLPPIPRNSCITCPQCHRSLILDDRGLRGFPKNRVLEGVVDRYQQSKAAALKCQLCEKSPKEATAMCEQCDVFYCDPCRLRCHPPRGPLAKHRLVPPAQGRISRRTSPRKISTCTEHELENLSMYCVQCKMPVCYQCLEEGKHGTHEVKALGAMWKLHKGQLSQALTGLSDRATEAKDFLVQLRNMVQHIQENGVEFEACLVAQCDALIEALNRRKAQLLSRVNKEHEHKLKVVRDQISHCTVKLRQTTGLMEYCLEVIKENDPSGFLQISDALIRRVHMTEGQWGKGTLTPRMTSDFDLTLDSGPLLQTIHQLDFVQMKVPAAPMLQLEECCTQNNSATLSWKQPPLSTVAVEGYILELDDGNGGPFREVYVGTETICTVDGLHFNSTYKSRVKAFNASGVGQYSKTLIMQTSETGLPPCDIQSIGAVAWFTFDSASAHPDIILSNDNLTVTCNSYDDRVVMGNSAFSRGVHYWEMTIDRYDNHPDPAFGIARGDVLKDAMLGKDDKAWAMYVDNNRSWFMHNNSHTNRSDGGIGKGATIGVLLDFARRIVIFLINDEQQGPVAFEGLEGVYYPAISLNRNVQITLHTGLPIPDFYTPGEADPTGSVC
- the trim9 gene encoding E3 ubiquitin-protein ligase TRIM9 isoform X3, translated to MDEMEEELKCPVCGSFFREPIILPCSHNICQACARNILVQTPDAESPQSSRASGSGVSDYDYLDLDKMSLYSEADSGYGSYGGFVSAPTTPCQKSPNGVRVFPPTVLQPPAQQQQQHQQQQHLLPQPGSLPPIPRNSCITCPQCHRSLILDDRGLRGFPKNRVLEGVVDRYQQSKAAALKCQLCEKSPKEATAMCEQCDVFYCDPCRLRCHPPRGPLAKHRLVPPAQGRISRRTSPRKISTCTEHELENLSMYCVQCKMPVCYQCLEEGKHGTHEVKALGAMWKLHKGQLSQALTGLSDRATEAKDFLVQLRNMVQHIQENGVEFEACLVAQCDALIEALNRRKAQLLSRVNKEHEHKLKVVRDQISHCTVKLRQTTGLMEYCLEVIKENDPSGFLQISDALIRRVHMTEGQWGKGTLTPRMTSDFDLTLDSGPLLQTIHQLDFVQMKVPAAPMLQLEECCTQNNSATLSWKQPPLSTVAVEGYILELDDGNGGPFREVYVGTETICTVDGLHFNSTYKSRVKAFNASGVGQYSKTLIMQTSEIAWFTFDSASAHPDIILSNDNLTVTCNSYDDRVVMGNSAFSRGVHYWEMTIDRYDNHPDPAFGIARGDVLKDAMLGKDDKAWAMYVDNNRSWFMHNNSHTNRMDHSVALRRSDGGIGKGATIGVLLDFARRIVIFLINDEQQGPVAFEGLEGVYYPAISLNRNVQITLHTGLPIPDFYTPGEADPTGSVC
- the trim9 gene encoding E3 ubiquitin-protein ligase TRIM9 isoform X1 is translated as MDEMEEELKCPVCGSFFREPIILPCSHNICQACARNILVQTPDAESPQSSRASGSGVSDYDYLDLDKMSLYSEADSGYGSYGGFVSAPTTPCQKSPNGVRVFPPTVLQPPAQQQQQHQQQQHLLPQPGSLPPIPRNSCITCPQCHRSLILDDRGLRGFPKNRVLEGVVDRYQQSKAAALKCQLCEKSPKEATAMCEQCDVFYCDPCRLRCHPPRGPLAKHRLVPPAQGRISRRTSPRKISTCTEHELENLSMYCVQCKMPVCYQCLEEGKHGTHEVKALGAMWKLHKGQLSQALTGLSDRATEAKDFLVQLRNMVQHIQENGVEFEACLVAQCDALIEALNRRKAQLLSRVNKEHEHKLKVVRDQISHCTVKLRQTTGLMEYCLEVIKENDPSGFLQISDALIRRVHMTEGQWGKGTLTPRMTSDFDLTLDSGPLLQTIHQLDFVQMKVPAAPMLQLEECCTQNNSATLSWKQPPLSTVAVEGYILELDDGNGGPFREVYVGTETICTVDGLHFNSTYKSRVKAFNASGVGQYSKTLIMQTSETGLPPCDIQSIGAVAWFTFDSASAHPDIILSNDNLTVTCNSYDDRVVMGNSAFSRGVHYWEMTIDRYDNHPDPAFGIARGDVLKDAMLGKDDKAWAMYVDNNRSWFMHNNSHTNRMDHSVALRRSDGGIGKGATIGVLLDFARRIVIFLINDEQQGPVAFEGLEGVYYPAISLNRNVQITLHTGLPIPDFYTPGEADPTGSVC
- the trim9 gene encoding E3 ubiquitin-protein ligase TRIM9 isoform X4 produces the protein MDEMEEELKCPVCGSFFREPIILPCSHNICQACARNILVQTPDAESPQSSRASGSGVSDYDYLDLDKMSLYSEADSGYGSYGGFVSAPTTPCQKSPNGVRVFPPTVLQPPAQQQQQHQQQQHLLPQPGSLPPIPRNSCITCPQCHRSLILDDRGLRGFPKNRVLEGVVDRYQQSKAAALKCQLCEKSPKEATAMCEQCDVFYCDPCRLRCHPPRGPLAKHRLVPPAQGRISRRTSPRKISTCTEHELENLSMYCVQCKMPVCYQCLEEGKHGTHEVKALGAMWKLHKGQLSQALTGLSDRATEAKDFLVQLRNMVQHIQENGVEFEACLVAQCDALIEALNRRKAQLLSRVNKEHEHKLKVVRDQISHCTVKLRQTTGLMEYCLEVIKENDPSGFLQISDALIRRVHMTEGQWGKGTLTPRMTSDFDLTLDSGPLLQTIHQLDFVQMKVPAAPMLQLEECCTQNNSATLSWKQPPLSTVAVEGYILELDDGNGGPFREVYVGTETICTVDGLHFNSTYKSRVKAFNASGVGQYSKTLIMQTSEIAWFTFDSASAHPDIILSNDNLTVTCNSYDDRVVMGNSAFSRGVHYWEMTIDRYDNHPDPAFGIARGDVLKDAMLGKDDKAWAMYVDNNRSWFMHNNSHTNRSDGGIGKGATIGVLLDFARRIVIFLINDEQQGPVAFEGLEGVYYPAISLNRNVQITLHTGLPIPDFYTPGEADPTGSVC